The Dasypus novemcinctus isolate mDasNov1 chromosome 20, mDasNov1.1.hap2, whole genome shotgun sequence genome includes a region encoding these proteins:
- the FKBP4 gene encoding peptidyl-prolyl cis-trans isomerase FKBP4, producing MTAEEMKAAESGAQAAPLTPEGVDISPKRDEGVLKVIKREGTGTETPMIGDRVLVHYTGWLLDGTKFDSSLDRKDKFSFDLGKGEVIKAWDIAVATMKLGEVCRITCKPEYAYGSSGSPPKIPPHATLVFEVELFEFKGEDLTEDEDGGIIRRIRTRGEGYARPNEGAIVEVTLEGYCKDQLFDQRELCFEIGEGESLDLPFGLEKAIQRMEKGEHSTVYLKPSYAFGSLGKEKFQIPPEAELKYKVHLKSFEKAKESWEMSSEEKLEQSAIVKERGTVYFKEGKYKQAVLQYKKIVSWLEYESSFSTEEVQKAQALRLASHLNLAMCYLKLQAFSAAIENCNKALELDGNNEKGLFRRGEAHLAVNDFDLARADFQKVLQLYPSNKAAKAQLVICQQRIRKQLAREKKLYANMFERLAEEESKAKAGVNAGDGRADLEMKDKQKAVAGCQPQVETEA from the exons ATGACCGCGGAGGAGATGAAGGCGGCCGAGAGCGGGGCGCAGGCGGCGCCGCTGACCCCGGAGGGGGTGGACATCAGCCCGAAGCGCGACGAGGGCGTGCTGAAG GTCATCAAGCGAGAGGGCACAGGCACAGAGACACCCATGATTGGGGACCGGGTCTTGGTCCACTACACTGGCTGGCTGTTAGATGGCACCAAGTTTGACTCGAGCCTGGACCGCAAGGACAAATTCTCCTTTGACCTGGGAAAAG GGGAGGTCATCAAGGCTTGGGACATCGCCGTGGCAACCATGAAGTTGGGAGAGGTGTGCCGCATCACCTGCAAACCAGAATATGCCTATGGTTCTTCGGGCAGCCCTCCAAAGATCCCCCCCCATGCCACGCTTGTGTTTGAG GTGGAATTGTTTGAGTTCAAGGGAGAAGACTTGACGGAAGACGAAGATGGTGGGATCATCCGCAGAATAAGGACCCGGGGTGAAGGCTATGCCAGGCCCAACGAGGGGGCTATCGTGGAGG TCACACTGGAAGGGTACTGCAAGGACCAGCTCTTTGACCAGCGGGAGCTCTGCTTTGAGATCGGCGAAGGCGAGAGCCTGGATCTGCCTTTTGGGCTGGAGAAAGCCATTCAGCGCATGGAGAAAGGAGAACATTCCACTGTCTACCTCAAGCCCAG ctaTGCTTTTGGCAGCCTTGGGAAAGAGAAATTCCAGATCCCACCGGAGGCCGAGCTGAAATACAAAGTACACCTGAAGAGTTTTGAGAAG GCCAAGGAGTCCTGGGAGATGAGTTCAGAGGAGAAGCTGGAGCAGAGCGCCATCGTGAAAGAGCGGGGCACGGTATACTTCAAG GAAGGCAAGTACAAGCAGGCTGTGCTGCAGTACAAGAAGATCGTGTCCTGGCTGGAGTACGAGTCAAGTTTCTCCACTGAGGAAGTACAGAAAGCACAGGCCCTGCGCCTGGCCTCCCACCTCAACCTGGCCATGTGCTATCTGAAACtacaggccttctcagctgccaTCGAAAACTGCAACAAG GCCCTGGAACTGGACGGGAACAATGAGAAGGGCCTCTTCCGCCGGGGGGAGGCCCACCTGGCTGTGAATGACTTCGACCTGGCACGGGCTGACTTCCAGAAGGTCCTGCAGCTCTACCCTAGCAACAAGGCCGCCAAGGCCCAGCTGGTCATCTGCCAGCAGCGGATCCGCAAGCAGCTAGCAAGGGAGAAGAAGCTCTATGCCAACATGTTTGAGAGGCTAGCCGAGGAAGAAAGCAAG GCCAAGGCAGGCGTCAATGCAGGAGATGGTCGTGCGGACTTGGAGATGAAGGATAAGCAGAAGGCTGTGGCAGGGTGCCAGCCCCAGGTGGAGACGGAAGCATAA